A window of Brachybacterium fresconis contains these coding sequences:
- a CDS encoding four-helix bundle copper-binding protein: MTHHVASMLQTYPKDLGTIDQQKLAACIEACFECAQTCTACADACLAEDMVAELTQCIRRNQDCADVCEATGRVLSRQTGKNVALNRALLEACQTACRSCAEECEKHAGMHEHCKVCADACRRCEQACAEMLASIS, encoded by the coding sequence ATGACCCATCACGTCGCATCAATGCTTCAGACCTACCCGAAGGACCTCGGCACCATCGACCAGCAGAAGCTCGCCGCATGCATCGAGGCCTGCTTCGAGTGCGCCCAGACCTGCACAGCCTGCGCGGACGCCTGCTTGGCCGAGGACATGGTGGCGGAGTTGACCCAGTGCATCCGCCGGAACCAGGACTGCGCCGACGTCTGCGAAGCCACCGGACGCGTCCTGTCCCGTCAGACCGGGAAGAACGTCGCCCTCAACCGTGCCCTGCTCGAGGCATGTCAGACGGCGTGCCGGTCCTGCGCCGAGGAGTGCGAGAAGCACGCCGGCATGCACGAGCACTGCAAGGTCTGCGCGGACGCCTGTCGTCGCTGCGAGCAGGCCTGCGCCGAAATGCTGGCCTCGATCAGCTGA